In Desulfoferula mesophila, the genomic window CGTCTGCCGCGCTAGGGAGCGGCCGTGCTCAAACTGATCGTCCGGCGGCTGGCCTGGCTGGCCTTCACCCTGCTGGGGGTGTCGTTCCTTTGCTTCTGCCTGTCCCATCTCTCGCCCGGCGAGACCGGAGACATGCTGCTGCGCCAATCCGGCGGGGTGACTTCCTCGGAATCAGCCCAGCGCTTCCGCCAGAGCCTGGGCCTGGACGATCCCCTGTTGGTGCGCTACGGGCGCTGGTTGAGCCACGCGGCGCGCCTGGACTTCGGCGAGTCCTTCGCCACCGGCGAGCCGGTCGGCCGCGAGATGCTCCGTCGCTTGCCCGCTACCCTCAAGCTCACCGTGGCCGCGTTTAGCCTCATGCTGGTGCTCAGCCTGGTAATTGGGGTGACCTCGGGCCTTCGTCCGGGTGGGATTTTTGACCATGCCACCCGAATGGTGTGCACCATCCTGGTGGCCCTGCCCAATTACTGGCTGGGCATGCTGCTGTTGTTTTTGTTCGCCGTGCACTGGAAGGTCTTCTCCGTGGTGGGCGGCACGGGGCTCAAGGATCTGGTGCTTCCCGCCATAACCCTTGCCCTTGGCATGAGCGCCTTTTACGGCCGCATGGTACGCGAGCGCCTGCTGGAGGTGATGAGCCAGGACTACATCCGCACCGCCCAGGCCAAAGGCCTTCCCCTGGGGGTGGTGCTCTACCGCCACGCCCTGCTCAACGCGATCATCCCCTTGTTGAACCTGTGGGGCATGAGCTTCGGCTTCCTGTTGGGCGGCTCGCTCCTGGTGGAGACGATCTTCTCCTGGCCCGGAGTGGCCAGCTTCGCGGTGCAAGCCGTACTCAGCCGGGACTACCCGGTGACCCAATGCTACGTGGTGTTCATGGCCGTGATCTTCACGGGCAGCAACCTGGTGGTGGACCTGTTGCAGACCCTGGCCGACCCCAAGCTGCGGCGCAGGGCCGTCCAAGAAGGCGGGGCCTAGCATGGCCACTGCGCGGCGCAACCTGAGCCTGTGGCTGGGCTCCGGGCTGGTAATCCTGCTCTTGCTCACCGCCTTGGCCGGGCCCTGGCTGGCACCGCATGATCCTCTGCGCATCAATCTTTCCGCCCGCCTGGCCCCGCCCAGCTGGGACTACCCCTTGGGGACCGACCCCCTGGGTCGCTGCGTGTTCTCCCGCCTACTCCATGGATGCCGCGCCTCCCTGGCCGTAGGGCTTTTGGTCTCGGCAGGGGTGATGCTGTTGGGCCTGTCCCTGGGCCTGGCCGCCGGTCTCTCGGGCAAACAAGGCGATTTCTGGCTCATGCGCCTGGTGGACATCGTGTTGGCCTTTCCCTCCCTGGTGCTCACCCTGGCGGTGATCGGCCTGCTGGGGCCCAGTCTGCCCGCCGCCGCACTGGCCCTGTGTCTGAGTTGGTGGCCGGTCTACGCCCGCCTGGTGCGGGGCTTGGTGCTTTCGGCCAAGGAGCGCGAGTTCGTCTTGGCCGCCCGCCTAGTGGGCACCCGGGGTCCGGCCCTGGTGCGCCGCCACATCCTGCCCTCGGTGATGCCTCCGGTGATGGTCCTGGCCAGTTTGGAAACCGGCACCATGGTGCTGGTGCTGGCGGGCCTGAGCTTCCTGGGCCTGGGGGCCCAACCGCCGCTGCCCGAGTGGGGGGCCATGCTCAACGAGGCGCGCTCCTACATCTACACCGCGCCCCATCTGTTGGTGGCGCCGGGGGTGGCCATTTTTCTCACCGTGCTGGGCTTCAACCTGCTGGGCGAGGGCCTGCGCGATGCCCTGCGCATCAAAGAGACGGTGCGCTGATGAGTCTCCTGTCCATCGAGGATCTGCACATCAGCTTCCCCGGCCGCCCCACGCCCAGCCGGCCGGTGCGCGGCCTCAGCCTGTGCCTGGAACGGGGCTCGGTGCTGGGCCTGGTGGGCCAGAGCGGCTCTGGCAAGAGCCTCAGCGCTCTAGCCATGATGGGCATGGTGCCCCGGCCGGGACGCATCAGCGGAGGCCGGATACTGCTGGATGGCGTGGATCTGACCCGCTTGAGCCCAGCCCAGTATCGCCACGTGCGGGGCCGCCAGATGTTTTTGATCTTCCAGGGCAGCGCGGCGGCGCTCAACCCCGCGCTCACCGTGGGCAAGCAGCTGGCCGAAGTGATGGTGCATCTGCGTGAGGCCTCCTGGCGCAAGGCCCGGGTCGGGGCGGGCGAACTACTGGAGCAGGTGCGGGTGGACCCGCGCCATCTGAACTCCTACCCCTTTGAGCTCAGCGGCGGCATGCGCCAGAGGGTGCTGGTGGCCATGGCCCTGGCCATGGAGCCCCAGCTCATCATCGCCGACGAGCCCACCACCGGCCTGGACGTGGTGACCCAGGGAGAAATCCTGGACCTGTTCGCGGACCTCAGGCGGCGCATCCCCGGCGGCATGATCCTCATCTCCCACGACCTTAGGGTGGTGGCCAGCTTGGCCGATCAAATCGCGGTGATGCACCAGGGGCGCATCGTGGATCAATCCCCCACCCGCCTGCTGCCCACCCAGGCCCACCATCCCCATACCCGTGAGCTGCTGGCAGCTAGCCGCGCCTTTTCCCTGAGGGAGCCATGCTAAGGGTGGAGGAGCTCAGCAAGTCCTTTGCCGCGCCAGGCGGGGAGCTCAAGGCCCTGGACCGCGTCTCCCTGGAGCTGGAGGTGGGCCAATGCGTGGGCGTGGTGGGCGAGAGCGGGGCGGGCAAGAGCACTCTGGCCCGTTGTATTCTCGGCGTCGAGCGGCCCAGCGGGGGGCGGGTATTGTTCGAAGGGCACGAGGTGGCCGCCCTGGACCGGCGGGAGCGGCGGTGTCTGTGGCAACGAGCCCAGATAATCTGGCAGGAGCCAGGCCTGGTATTGAACCCGCACCAAAAGGTGGGGCGTATCGTGGCCGAGCCCCTAAGCAACCTGACTTCCTTATCCCGGCGAGAGCGGCGGGTTCGGGTGGGCGAGCTCTTGGAGCAGGTGGAGCTGGAACCCGCCCTGGCGACGCGCTTCCCCCACCAGCTCAGCGGCGGCCAGGCTCAGCGGGTGTGTATCGCCCGGGCTCTGGCCCCCGGTCCCCGTCTGCTCATCTGCGACGAGCCGGTCTCGGCCCTGGACCTACCCTTGCAACTCAAAGTGATGGAGCTCCTGGACAGCCTGCGCCGCGAGCTGGGCCTGGGCTTGCTCCTGATCACCCACGACCTGGGCATCGCCCGCCGTTACTGCGCGCGGGTGAGCATCATGCTCAAGGGCCAGGTGGTGGAGCAGGGTCCGGCGGCCGAGTTGCTGAACCATCCCCGCCATGCCTACGCCCGTCAGTTGCTGGCCGCCACTCTCCGCCTGCCCTGGTAGCCTTTCGCCCCAAAAAACCGGACGGCCCTCCCTGGGGAGAGCCGTCCGAATCAACGGGCACCGCCTTCTAAACGGAAGCCTTGTCCAGCATGGCCACGAACTCCTCGCGGGTGCGCACCGTGGGGGCCACCATCACCAGAATTTGGCAGGGCTCGGGGCCGTGTATCTCCTGGCCAATCTCGGCATTGGGCGGGACCAAGGCCACGCTGCCCGGGTTCATCACCCCGCGCACCGAACCATCGCCCTGGAAGATGTCGCAGCTGCCCTTCACACAGATGATCAGCAACTCCATGGGGTGTGAGTGGGGAGGATAAAAACCTGGCGGAATGATCATGGCATGGCTGCTCAGATGCTCACCGTGCAGCATGGGGGCCAGGTCGCCCTCCACCCCGGTGGGGTAATACTTGAGGGCGTCGTAATTGTCGATGAGCTGCATGGTGCCCACGCTTTTTATCTCTGACATTTCCTTCTCCTTGGTTGGTGCCGATCTAGAACCAGGCATTGATG contains:
- a CDS encoding ABC transporter permease; its protein translation is MLKLIVRRLAWLAFTLLGVSFLCFCLSHLSPGETGDMLLRQSGGVTSSESAQRFRQSLGLDDPLLVRYGRWLSHAARLDFGESFATGEPVGREMLRRLPATLKLTVAAFSLMLVLSLVIGVTSGLRPGGIFDHATRMVCTILVALPNYWLGMLLLFLFAVHWKVFSVVGGTGLKDLVLPAITLALGMSAFYGRMVRERLLEVMSQDYIRTAQAKGLPLGVVLYRHALLNAIIPLLNLWGMSFGFLLGGSLLVETIFSWPGVASFAVQAVLSRDYPVTQCYVVFMAVIFTGSNLVVDLLQTLADPKLRRRAVQEGGA
- a CDS encoding cupin domain-containing protein, with product MSEIKSVGTMQLIDNYDALKYYPTGVEGDLAPMLHGEHLSSHAMIIPPGFYPPHSHPMELLIICVKGSCDIFQGDGSVRGVMNPGSVALVPPNAEIGQEIHGPEPCQILVMVAPTVRTREEFVAMLDKASV
- a CDS encoding ABC transporter permease; this encodes MATARRNLSLWLGSGLVILLLLTALAGPWLAPHDPLRINLSARLAPPSWDYPLGTDPLGRCVFSRLLHGCRASLAVGLLVSAGVMLLGLSLGLAAGLSGKQGDFWLMRLVDIVLAFPSLVLTLAVIGLLGPSLPAAALALCLSWWPVYARLVRGLVLSAKEREFVLAARLVGTRGPALVRRHILPSVMPPVMVLASLETGTMVLVLAGLSFLGLGAQPPLPEWGAMLNEARSYIYTAPHLLVAPGVAIFLTVLGFNLLGEGLRDALRIKETVR
- a CDS encoding ABC transporter ATP-binding protein produces the protein MSLLSIEDLHISFPGRPTPSRPVRGLSLCLERGSVLGLVGQSGSGKSLSALAMMGMVPRPGRISGGRILLDGVDLTRLSPAQYRHVRGRQMFLIFQGSAAALNPALTVGKQLAEVMVHLREASWRKARVGAGELLEQVRVDPRHLNSYPFELSGGMRQRVLVAMALAMEPQLIIADEPTTGLDVVTQGEILDLFADLRRRIPGGMILISHDLRVVASLADQIAVMHQGRIVDQSPTRLLPTQAHHPHTRELLAASRAFSLREPC
- a CDS encoding ABC transporter ATP-binding protein, whose translation is MLRVEELSKSFAAPGGELKALDRVSLELEVGQCVGVVGESGAGKSTLARCILGVERPSGGRVLFEGHEVAALDRRERRCLWQRAQIIWQEPGLVLNPHQKVGRIVAEPLSNLTSLSRRERRVRVGELLEQVELEPALATRFPHQLSGGQAQRVCIARALAPGPRLLICDEPVSALDLPLQLKVMELLDSLRRELGLGLLLITHDLGIARRYCARVSIMLKGQVVEQGPAAELLNHPRHAYARQLLAATLRLPW